In one window of Massilibacterium senegalense DNA:
- the cotE gene encoding outer spore coat protein CotE, producing the protein MTQEEKGFYREIITKAVCGKGKKFQQTTHTVTPPNKPTSILGCWIINHKFKANPKKDEVLVNGTYDINIWYSYKDNTKTEVVTETVQYNEKVPLQYIDQNSIDEKFDVVVRMLQEPNCLEATISPDETKVVVQIEKETAAEIIGETKVAVFIQPNQSAEDSVEEILNEQSINEDFLTTKKED; encoded by the coding sequence GTGACACAAGAAGAAAAAGGTTTTTACCGAGAGATTATTACAAAAGCAGTTTGTGGGAAAGGGAAAAAGTTTCAACAAACAACTCATACAGTAACGCCGCCGAACAAACCTACTAGCATACTTGGTTGCTGGATTATTAATCATAAATTTAAAGCGAATCCGAAAAAAGATGAAGTGTTGGTGAATGGAACGTACGATATTAATATTTGGTATTCTTACAAAGATAATACAAAAACAGAAGTTGTAACTGAAACAGTTCAATATAATGAAAAGGTACCGCTTCAATATATTGACCAAAATAGCATTGACGAAAAATTTGATGTGGTTGTTCGGATGCTGCAAGAACCAAATTGTCTAGAAGCAACCATTTCTCCAGACGAAACAAAAGTAGTAGTTCAAATAGAAAAAGAAACAGCAGCAGAAATTATTGGGGAAACAAAAGTTGCGGTATTTATTCAACCAAATCAATCCGCCGAAGATTCGGTGGAAGAAATATTAAATGAACAATCGATTAATGAAGATTTTTTAACAACCAAAAAGGAAGATTAA
- the mutL gene encoding DNA mismatch repair endonuclease MutL — MSQIVLLDDALANKIAAGEVVERPASVVKELVENALDASSTRIHVDIEEGGLAKIRIVDDGAGIREEDCERAFMRHATSKIKNEQDLFHIRTLGFRGEALPSIASVSKLTITTSDGVTSGVKLYLEGGKIVRTSSAPLRKGTEIVVTDLFYNTPARLKYLKTIHTEMGHITDVMNRMALAHPEVAFLLTHNGKKLFQTSGNGQMLQVIQQIYGSSVVKQMIPIHLESLDFTLDGFLAKPEINRASRHYISTLVNGRFIKNYPLAKAIIEGYRNLLPIGRYPIAVLSIKMDPILVDVNVHPAKLEVRFSKEKELNEWVTEGIREKFRQETLIPSVERPTSVKQKSEQQTFTFSSHQQPLIPTESEMIEIKETIAHVEEKGVVEKQDDVTITNKSVPIDEKWEDILEEMEEQERRETEEGENDSRVPTLYPIGQMHGTYILAENEQGLYIIDQHAAQERINFEYYRQKLANPSNDSQELLLPIRFEFTHAEVLKIEEAKDELQKVGIFLEPFGGRTYVVKSHPTWFPRGEEETLIREIIDQVIEQNKVDLQLLREDVAAMASCKASIKANQHLRKEEMFELLETLRNMIDPFTCPHGRPVMIHISTYDMQKLFKRVM; from the coding sequence ATGAGTCAAATTGTATTATTAGATGATGCTTTAGCCAATAAAATCGCTGCTGGAGAAGTAGTGGAGCGTCCCGCATCAGTTGTGAAAGAACTAGTAGAAAATGCATTAGATGCTTCTAGTACGAGAATTCATGTAGATATTGAAGAAGGTGGCCTTGCGAAAATCCGGATTGTGGATGACGGGGCGGGGATTCGGGAAGAAGATTGTGAACGAGCATTTATGCGGCATGCTACAAGTAAAATTAAAAATGAACAAGATTTGTTTCATATTCGCACGTTAGGATTTCGAGGAGAAGCATTGCCAAGTATCGCATCTGTTAGTAAATTAACCATCACCACTTCAGATGGAGTAACGTCTGGGGTAAAGTTATATTTAGAAGGTGGAAAAATTGTTCGTACATCATCCGCTCCGTTACGGAAAGGAACGGAAATCGTTGTAACAGATCTTTTTTATAACACACCGGCACGATTAAAATATTTAAAAACGATTCATACAGAAATGGGACATATTACAGATGTGATGAATCGAATGGCTCTTGCTCATCCAGAGGTTGCGTTTTTATTAACACATAACGGGAAAAAATTATTTCAAACGAGCGGGAATGGCCAAATGTTACAAGTCATTCAGCAAATTTACGGTTCATCTGTTGTAAAACAAATGATTCCCATTCATTTGGAATCACTTGATTTTACGTTAGATGGATTTCTTGCTAAACCAGAAATAAATCGTGCTTCTCGTCATTACATTTCGACGCTGGTGAATGGTCGTTTTATTAAAAATTATCCGTTAGCGAAAGCAATTATCGAAGGATATCGAAACCTACTTCCAATCGGACGGTATCCTATTGCCGTTTTATCTATTAAAATGGATCCAATTTTAGTAGATGTCAATGTCCATCCTGCTAAATTAGAAGTTCGTTTTAGTAAGGAAAAAGAATTAAACGAATGGGTGACAGAAGGGATTCGCGAAAAGTTTCGACAAGAAACATTGATTCCAAGTGTAGAACGACCAACATCTGTAAAACAAAAATCAGAACAACAAACATTCACATTTTCTTCCCATCAGCAGCCGCTTATTCCAACTGAATCAGAAATGATTGAAATAAAAGAAACAATTGCACATGTTGAAGAAAAGGGAGTAGTGGAAAAACAAGACGATGTTACGATTACGAATAAATCTGTTCCGATAGACGAAAAATGGGAAGATATTTTAGAAGAGATGGAAGAACAAGAAAGAAGAGAGACAGAAGAAGGAGAAAACGATTCTCGCGTACCGACTTTATATCCAATCGGTCAAATGCATGGTACGTATATTCTAGCAGAAAATGAACAAGGATTATATATTATCGATCAACATGCAGCGCAAGAGCGTATTAATTTTGAATATTATCGTCAAAAGTTAGCTAATCCATCCAATGATTCGCAAGAGTTGTTGCTACCAATTCGGTTTGAATTTACGCACGCAGAAGTGTTAAAAATTGAAGAAGCAAAAGATGAGTTACAAAAAGTAGGTATCTTTTTAGAACCATTTGGTGGTCGTACGTATGTTGTAAAAAGTCATCCAACTTGGTTTCCAAGAGGAGAAGAAGAAACGCTCATCCGGGAAATTATTGATCAAGTAATCGAACAAAATAAAGTGGATTTACAATTATTAAGGGAAGATGTGGCAGCCATGGCTAGTTGTAAAGCATCTATCAAAGCAAATCAACATTTACGCAAAGAAGAAATGTTTGAGTTATTAGAAACGTTACGAAATATGATTGATCCGTTTACTTGTCCCCATGGTCGACCTGTGATGATTCATATCTCGACTTATGACATGCAAAAATTATTTAAACGAGTGATGTAA
- the miaA gene encoding tRNA (adenosine(37)-N6)-dimethylallyltransferase MiaA produces the protein MKQPLVVIVGPTAVGKTKTSIELAKKFNGEIISGDSMQIYRGMDIGTAKITKDEMQGIKHHLVDIKNPNESFSVAEFQSLVKYAIKEISEKNKLPILVGGTGLYVQSVIYDYQFNDANKDEHYRHELEQVAMEKGEQYLYDQLQRIDLEAAQSIHPNNVRRVIRALEVYHVTSVPFSKWQKQKEESPYQLILIGLEMERALLYDRINQRVDEMVQKGLIEEVKKFHDAGLKDCQSLQAIGYKEIYAALDGETSMEEAIALLKRNSRRYAKRQFTWFKNKMEVQWFDMTKQPFDKVLQEISTYVAGNWKQINEISK, from the coding sequence ATGAAGCAACCACTAGTCGTAATTGTCGGTCCGACAGCGGTCGGTAAAACAAAAACGAGTATCGAACTTGCCAAAAAGTTTAATGGTGAAATTATTAGTGGAGATTCGATGCAAATATACCGTGGAATGGATATCGGAACGGCGAAGATTACAAAAGACGAAATGCAAGGAATTAAACACCATTTAGTGGATATTAAAAATCCAAATGAATCGTTTTCAGTAGCGGAGTTTCAATCATTAGTAAAATATGCAATCAAAGAAATTTCTGAAAAAAATAAACTTCCTATTCTCGTTGGGGGAACAGGGCTATATGTTCAATCTGTTATCTATGATTATCAATTTAATGATGCAAATAAAGACGAACATTATCGCCATGAATTAGAGCAAGTCGCGATGGAAAAAGGAGAGCAATATTTGTACGATCAACTTCAACGGATAGATCTAGAAGCAGCACAATCTATCCATCCAAATAATGTCCGCCGCGTTATTCGGGCATTAGAAGTATATCATGTTACTTCTGTCCCTTTTTCAAAATGGCAAAAGCAAAAAGAGGAATCCCCTTACCAGCTTATCTTGATAGGACTTGAGATGGAACGAGCATTATTATACGACCGAATTAATCAACGTGTCGATGAAATGGTACAAAAAGGATTAATAGAAGAAGTAAAAAAATTTCATGATGCGGGATTAAAGGATTGTCAGTCGCTGCAAGCCATTGGGTATAAAGAAATATACGCCGCGTTAGACGGTGAAACATCTATGGAAGAGGCAATTGCGTTATTAAAACGAAATTCTAGACGATATGCAAAGCGTCAATTTACTTGGTTTAAAAATAAAATGGAAGTGCAATGGTTTGATATGACAAAACAACCATTTGATAAAGTTTTACAAGAAATTTCAACATATGTAGCAGGAAATTGGAAACAAATAAACGAAATATCTAAATGA
- the mutS gene encoding DNA mismatch repair protein MutS, with protein sequence MAKYTPMIQQYLQIKGQYEDAFLFFRLGDFYELFFEDAIKASQELEITLTGRDGGTNEKIPMCGVPYHAAKDYISTLIEKGYKVAICEQVEDPKQAKGVVKREVIQLITPGTVMEGKLLNEKENNYIASVTEANDQYGFVYADLSTGEIKLTVLSSFDEVLIECSANEVKELIVDSSVSDEWKKQFQKKQFVLFSTEEETAVPTVCSSLVPFTSALEQRTAGRLLQYFMKTQKRSLEHLQTIERYDVEHFMKLDLHARRNLELAETIRHKGKKGSLLWLMDDTMTAMGSRMMKRWIERPLIQVEKIEKRLNMVDVLIQSFLERTELRNRLKEVYDLERLVARVAFGNVNARDLVQLRKTLEAVPAIRAIVHHLPNNQAKQLAEKMDPCESLCQLLKNGIIENPPMSVKEGGMIRDGFHEQLDRYRDASRNGKAWIAELEQKERQKTGVKSLKVGYNRVFGYYIEVTKANLHLLQEDDYERKQTLANAERFITPELKEKEALILEAEEKIISLEYELFQSIREQVKPYIQNLQQLAKTISELDCYLSFATISENYHYTRPFFSNNGSLMISSGRHPVVERVMDQQVYVENDVHMNEEDRKLLLITGPNMSGKSTYMRQVALTSIMAQMGCFVPCEKATLPIFDQVFTRIGAADDLVSGQSTFMVEMMETNDALAKATKNSLLLLDEIGRGTSTYDGMALAQAIIEYIHEHVQAKTLFSTHYHELTSLSDSLPSLTNVHVSAVEENETVVFLHKVKEGPADKSYGIHVAKLAKLPEPLIIRASEILKQLETGEQKEQVEMVEERKQVEANAQLSFFAETVQEDKSVQKPSINKEEKQVLRDLQELDLLSMTPLDAMNTLYRLQKKMK encoded by the coding sequence ATGGCGAAATATACCCCTATGATTCAACAATATTTACAAATTAAAGGGCAATATGAAGATGCCTTTTTATTTTTTCGCTTAGGCGATTTTTATGAATTATTTTTTGAAGATGCCATTAAAGCATCACAAGAATTAGAAATTACATTAACGGGACGTGATGGTGGAACGAACGAAAAAATACCGATGTGTGGTGTTCCATATCATGCAGCGAAAGACTATATTTCCACGTTAATTGAAAAAGGATATAAAGTGGCTATTTGCGAACAAGTAGAAGACCCGAAACAAGCAAAAGGTGTCGTTAAGCGTGAAGTGATTCAACTGATTACACCAGGGACAGTAATGGAAGGGAAACTTCTGAACGAAAAAGAAAATAACTATATTGCAAGTGTGACCGAAGCAAATGATCAGTACGGCTTTGTTTACGCTGATTTATCAACAGGAGAGATAAAATTAACGGTTCTTTCTTCTTTCGATGAAGTGTTGATTGAATGCAGTGCAAATGAAGTAAAGGAATTAATTGTAGATTCATCTGTTTCAGACGAATGGAAAAAACAATTTCAAAAAAAACAGTTTGTTCTATTTAGTACGGAAGAAGAAACGGCAGTTCCAACAGTTTGTTCTTCTTTAGTTCCTTTTACTTCTGCATTAGAACAACGTACAGCAGGTCGACTATTGCAATATTTTATGAAAACGCAAAAGCGATCGTTAGAACATTTACAAACAATCGAACGATATGATGTGGAACATTTTATGAAGCTAGATTTACATGCACGACGTAATTTGGAATTAGCAGAAACGATTCGACATAAAGGGAAAAAAGGTTCTCTATTATGGTTAATGGATGACACGATGACCGCAATGGGGAGCCGGATGATGAAACGCTGGATTGAACGTCCCCTTATTCAAGTAGAGAAAATAGAAAAACGTTTAAACATGGTAGACGTATTAATACAGTCATTTTTAGAACGGACAGAATTACGCAATCGTTTAAAAGAAGTATATGACTTAGAACGACTTGTTGCAAGAGTAGCGTTTGGGAATGTAAATGCCCGTGACCTGGTGCAATTACGAAAAACGCTAGAAGCTGTTCCTGCTATCCGGGCGATTGTGCATCATTTACCGAATAACCAAGCAAAACAACTAGCAGAAAAAATGGATCCTTGTGAATCTTTATGTCAATTATTAAAAAATGGAATTATCGAAAATCCTCCGATGTCTGTCAAAGAAGGTGGAATGATTCGAGACGGGTTTCATGAACAACTAGATCGATATCGAGATGCGAGTCGAAATGGAAAAGCGTGGATTGCGGAATTAGAACAAAAAGAACGTCAGAAAACGGGTGTGAAGTCGTTAAAAGTAGGATACAATCGAGTCTTTGGCTACTACATTGAAGTGACAAAAGCCAACCTTCACTTATTACAAGAAGACGACTATGAAAGAAAACAAACATTAGCAAATGCAGAACGGTTCATTACGCCAGAATTGAAAGAAAAAGAAGCGTTAATTTTAGAAGCGGAAGAAAAAATTATCAGTTTAGAATATGAATTGTTTCAATCGATTCGCGAACAAGTGAAACCATATATTCAAAATTTACAACAGTTAGCAAAAACGATAAGTGAATTAGATTGTTATTTAAGTTTTGCAACAATTAGTGAAAACTATCATTATACAAGACCATTTTTTTCGAATAATGGTAGTTTAATGATTTCTTCTGGGCGTCATCCAGTAGTAGAAAGAGTAATGGATCAACAAGTGTATGTAGAAAATGATGTACACATGAATGAGGAAGACAGGAAATTACTTCTTATAACAGGACCAAATATGTCTGGGAAAAGTACGTATATGCGTCAAGTTGCGTTAACGAGTATTATGGCTCAAATGGGGTGTTTTGTTCCGTGTGAAAAAGCGACGCTCCCTATTTTTGATCAAGTCTTTACTCGTATTGGGGCAGCGGATGATTTAGTTTCTGGACAAAGTACATTTATGGTTGAAATGATGGAAACAAATGATGCGTTGGCAAAAGCAACAAAAAATAGCTTGTTATTGTTAGATGAAATTGGCCGTGGAACGTCCACGTATGATGGAATGGCATTAGCACAAGCCATTATTGAATATATTCATGAGCACGTACAAGCAAAAACGTTATTTTCCACCCATTATCATGAATTAACGAGTTTATCCGATTCGTTACCATCTTTAACAAATGTACATGTTAGCGCGGTTGAAGAAAATGAAACGGTCGTTTTTTTACATAAAGTAAAAGAAGGACCGGCAGATAAAAGCTACGGTATCCATGTAGCAAAACTAGCGAAGTTACCGGAGCCTTTAATAATCCGGGCATCAGAAATACTGAAACAGTTAGAAACAGGCGAACAAAAAGAACAAGTAGAAATGGTGGAAGAAAGAAAGCAAGTGGAGGCAAATGCACAATTGTCTTTTTTTGCTGAAACAGTTCAAGAAGATAAATCAGTACAAAAGCCTTCTATTAACAAAGAAGAAAAGCAAGTTCTTCGTGACTTACAGGAATTAGACTTATTATCGATGACACCGCTTGATGCAATGAATACGTTATATCGCCTGCAAAAAAAAATGAAGTAA
- a CDS encoding RicAFT regulatory complex protein RicA family protein, with protein sequence MAKYTMEQIVDQARELAKMIAQTEEVEMFKQAEAKLNENKKVYMLIEEIKHYQKEAVNLAHYGKEEALKQTEEKINQLLEKVNAFPIVQQFQESQEDVNNLLQLVATTISNKVTDEIILSTGGDVLKGTTGSQQKNNTCGC encoded by the coding sequence ATGGCGAAATATACAATGGAACAAATCGTAGATCAAGCAAGAGAATTGGCAAAAATGATTGCACAAACAGAAGAAGTAGAAATGTTTAAACAAGCTGAAGCAAAATTAAATGAAAATAAAAAAGTATATATGCTAATTGAAGAAATTAAACATTACCAAAAAGAAGCAGTAAATTTAGCGCATTATGGAAAAGAAGAAGCATTAAAACAAACGGAGGAAAAAATTAATCAGTTATTAGAAAAAGTTAATGCATTTCCAATCGTGCAACAATTTCAAGAATCGCAAGAAGATGTGAATAACTTATTACAATTAGTAGCAACAACCATTTCCAATAAAGTAACAGATGAAATTATCTTGTCTACAGGTGGAGATGTGTTAAAAGGAACGACTGGTTCACAACAAAAAAATAATACTTGTGGATGCTAA
- the miaB gene encoding tRNA (N6-isopentenyl adenosine(37)-C2)-methylthiotransferase MiaB yields the protein MKKEIPIQPVHPSDKKSDKDYAKYFESTYQPPSLKEAKSRGKEEIQVHYDFEIPDEMKNIGEGKKFSIRTYGCQMNEHDTEIMAGILTQLGYDATEVQEEADVILLNTCAIRENAENKVFGEIGHLKQLKVKNPDVIIGVCGCMSQEESVVNKILAKHPQVDLIFGTHNIHRLPQLLQEAMFGKEMVVEVWSKEGDIIENLPRVRKGNIQAWVNIMFGCDKFCTYCIVPFTRGKERSRLPEDIIQEVRQLASQGYQEITLLGQNVNSYGKDFEDRHYRLADLMDEIRQIGIPRVRFTTSHPWDFDDELIEVLAKGGNLVQHIHLPVQSGNNDVLKIMNRKYTRENYLELVRKIKKAIPDVVLTTDIIVGYPNETEEQFQDTLSLVQEVEYDSAYTFIYSPREGTPAAKMEDNVPLEVKRDRLQRLNALVNELSAQKNAQYEGKIVEVLVEGVSKKDENVLSGHTRGNKLVNFSGPKSLIGKLVNVRITQPKTWTLDGEYVELAEVKA from the coding sequence ATGAAAAAAGAAATTCCAATTCAACCAGTACATCCATCGGACAAAAAATCCGATAAGGACTACGCAAAATATTTTGAATCTACCTATCAGCCGCCATCGTTAAAAGAGGCGAAAAGTCGTGGGAAAGAAGAAATTCAAGTTCATTATGATTTTGAAATTCCGGATGAAATGAAAAATATCGGGGAAGGGAAAAAGTTTTCCATTCGCACATACGGATGTCAAATGAATGAACATGATACGGAAATTATGGCGGGGATTTTAACGCAATTAGGATATGATGCAACGGAAGTGCAAGAAGAAGCAGATGTGATTTTATTAAATACATGTGCGATTCGAGAAAATGCAGAAAATAAAGTTTTTGGCGAAATTGGCCATTTAAAACAACTAAAAGTAAAGAATCCGGATGTGATAATCGGTGTATGTGGTTGTATGTCACAAGAAGAATCGGTTGTAAATAAAATTTTAGCAAAACATCCACAAGTCGATTTAATTTTCGGTACACATAATATTCATCGTTTACCTCAACTACTTCAAGAAGCGATGTTCGGTAAAGAAATGGTTGTAGAAGTATGGTCAAAAGAAGGCGATATTATTGAAAATCTGCCTCGCGTACGTAAAGGAAATATTCAAGCATGGGTGAACATCATGTTTGGTTGTGATAAGTTTTGTACGTATTGTATCGTTCCGTTTACACGTGGAAAAGAAAGAAGTCGACTTCCAGAAGATATTATTCAAGAAGTACGTCAACTCGCAAGCCAAGGCTATCAAGAAATTACCTTACTTGGTCAAAATGTAAACTCATACGGAAAAGATTTCGAAGATCGCCACTATCGATTAGCAGATTTAATGGATGAAATTCGTCAAATTGGCATTCCACGTGTTCGCTTTACAACTAGTCACCCTTGGGACTTTGATGATGAATTAATCGAAGTTTTGGCAAAAGGCGGAAATTTAGTACAACATATTCATTTACCAGTACAATCGGGAAATAATGACGTATTAAAAATTATGAATCGTAAATATACACGAGAAAATTATTTAGAGTTAGTTCGGAAAATTAAAAAAGCAATTCCAGATGTCGTGTTAACGACGGATATTATTGTTGGATATCCAAATGAAACAGAAGAACAATTTCAAGATACGCTTTCCCTTGTTCAAGAAGTAGAGTATGATAGTGCATATACATTCATTTATTCTCCTCGTGAAGGTACACCTGCTGCAAAAATGGAGGATAATGTTCCACTAGAAGTAAAACGAGATCGTTTACAACGATTAAACGCGCTAGTGAATGAATTGTCAGCACAAAAAAATGCGCAATATGAAGGGAAAATTGTCGAAGTTCTTGTAGAAGGTGTAAGCAAAAAAGATGAAAATGTGTTAAGTGGACATACTCGAGGAAATAAATTAGTGAACTTCTCAGGACCTAAATCATTGATTGGTAAATTAGTAAATGTTCGAATTACACAACCGAAAACATGGACATTAGACGGAGAATATGTAGAATTAGCTGAGGTGAAAGCATAA
- a CDS encoding 2-oxoacid:ferredoxin oxidoreductase subunit beta, with amino-acid sequence MATFKDFRNDVKPNWCPGCGDFSVQAAIQRAVAAVGVEPHELALISGIGCSGRISGYINSYGVHAIHGRALPYAQGVKMANRDLTVVAAGGDGDGFAIGMGHTIHAIRRNIDMTYIVMDNHIYGLTKGQTSPRSDVGFKTKSTPAGSVESPLGAMELAISSGATFVAQSFSSNLKELTSIIQQAIEHKGFSIVNVFSPCVTFNKVNTYDWFKEHLISLDDIEGYDRHNRVKAISTLMENNGLVTGVIYQDNEKADYQTLAEANGFSKTPLVTSDLSLENDDFQKLMAEFM; translated from the coding sequence ATGGCAACGTTTAAAGACTTCCGAAACGATGTAAAGCCTAACTGGTGTCCAGGTTGTGGGGATTTCTCAGTTCAAGCAGCGATTCAACGTGCGGTAGCAGCAGTAGGTGTTGAGCCACATGAATTAGCATTAATTTCAGGTATTGGATGTTCTGGTCGTATTTCAGGTTATATTAACTCTTATGGTGTACACGCTATTCATGGTCGTGCTTTACCATATGCTCAAGGGGTTAAAATGGCAAACCGTGATCTAACTGTTGTAGCAGCAGGTGGAGATGGTGATGGTTTTGCAATCGGTATGGGACATACGATTCATGCCATTCGTCGTAACATTGATATGACATATATCGTAATGGACAACCATATTTACGGTTTAACAAAAGGTCAAACATCTCCTCGTAGTGATGTTGGTTTCAAAACAAAATCAACACCAGCTGGTTCAGTTGAATCACCATTAGGTGCGATGGAACTTGCGATTTCTTCTGGTGCAACATTTGTTGCTCAAAGTTTCTCAAGTAACTTAAAAGAATTAACTAGCATCATTCAACAAGCTATTGAACACAAAGGTTTCTCTATCGTAAACGTATTCAGTCCTTGTGTAACATTCAACAAAGTAAACACATATGACTGGTTTAAAGAACATTTAATCAGCCTTGATGACATCGAAGGATACGATCGTCACAATCGCGTAAAAGCTATTTCTACATTAATGGAAAACAACGGTTTAGTTACAGGTGTTATTTACCAAGATAACGAAAAAGCTGACTATCAAACACTTGCTGAAGCAAACGGCTTTAGTAAAACTCCATTAGTAACTTCAGACTTAAGCTTAGAAAACGATGATTTCCAAAAATTAATGGCTGAATTTATGTAA
- a CDS encoding C39 family peptidase, producing MKKLLWVLMVIVIVLSGITYFQSATPVTSGNFFETNIEKSRSFYVSSAFRTMGTFHTYSDALAFAKENDASKIEYGKHKIIVWEKDKRLNDHILMDATHVEQMPELPRGCEVTSLTMLLRTNGIDVDKMTLANQIKRDPTPYEQKNGTIYFGNPNFGFVGDMYSFENPGLGVYHGPIRMLAEQYLPNEIVDVTGVEFDGLYYFLSQGYPVWVIINSRFQELPENQFQTWSTPIGKVKITYREHSVLITGYDSQYIYFNDPLAQTKNRKVNKANFAAAWKQMGSQAIVAITDTKPAIIE from the coding sequence TTGAAAAAGTTATTATGGGTTTTGATGGTCATTGTAATCGTATTATCAGGAATTACGTATTTTCAAAGTGCCACTCCTGTTACAAGTGGTAATTTTTTTGAAACGAATATTGAAAAAAGTCGTTCATTTTACGTATCTTCTGCTTTTAGAACGATGGGAACGTTCCATACGTATAGTGATGCATTAGCGTTTGCGAAAGAAAATGATGCCTCTAAAATTGAATATGGGAAACATAAAATTATTGTCTGGGAAAAAGATAAACGACTTAATGATCATATTTTAATGGATGCTACACATGTTGAACAGATGCCGGAATTACCAAGAGGCTGTGAAGTAACAAGTTTAACGATGCTTCTTCGAACAAATGGGATAGATGTGGATAAAATGACGCTCGCTAATCAAATTAAAAGAGACCCAACACCATATGAACAAAAAAATGGGACCATTTATTTCGGTAATCCAAATTTCGGGTTTGTCGGGGACATGTATTCATTTGAGAATCCTGGATTAGGTGTGTACCATGGTCCAATTCGTATGTTAGCCGAACAATATTTACCCAATGAAATTGTAGATGTAACGGGTGTAGAATTTGATGGTTTATATTATTTTCTTTCCCAAGGATATCCGGTTTGGGTGATTATTAACTCTAGATTCCAAGAACTACCAGAAAACCAATTTCAAACATGGTCAACACCAATTGGAAAAGTAAAAATCACCTATCGGGAACATTCGGTACTTATTACTGGTTATGATTCGCAATATATTTACTTTAATGATCCTTTAGCCCAAACAAAAAATAGAAAAGTAAATAAAGCAAACTTTGCTGCTGCTTGGAAACAAATGGGTTCTCAAGCGATTGTTGCTATTACTGATACGAAACCTGCTATTATTGAATAA
- a CDS encoding tyrosine-type recombinase/integrase, with amino-acid sequence MYELITNRNLPTYAIEFLESLIKKGRKASTISRYAYDLEDFFSWLSKEKQNHLFQTFQSVTTEDLKKYMTFLTDKKHYSSQTMQRILIVLNQLYKYFIKKKVLHVNPVSNLPYKTGQLKEIVKDDFLRDDEAKKIYDTVRSLDGLTDNQKKARSKLIARNESIFILLIEYGLTLQELTNITMNNIHFEWNTINVGIEEQTRRTISIHPSHKKVLYDYYQTIPKPVRPRYRSSDPFFVAFDFQRNTYRWVYATDSPKKLTKIAIQKMIREECKRAGLLGKSQQHFRHTAVLKALQQQKSIETIKTQFGFQTEIALKRIVHFFEQEQEKKQKK; translated from the coding sequence ATGTATGAATTAATCACTAACCGTAACTTGCCAACTTACGCAATAGAATTTTTAGAATCACTCATAAAAAAAGGCCGAAAAGCATCTACGATTTCTCGATATGCATATGATTTAGAAGATTTCTTTTCTTGGTTAAGCAAAGAAAAACAAAATCATTTGTTTCAAACGTTCCAATCTGTCACGACGGAAGACTTGAAAAAATATATGACTTTTTTAACCGATAAAAAGCATTACTCTTCTCAAACGATGCAACGCATTCTTATTGTGCTTAATCAACTGTATAAATATTTTATCAAAAAAAAGGTACTTCATGTAAATCCTGTTTCTAACTTACCATATAAAACGGGGCAATTAAAAGAAATAGTGAAAGATGATTTTTTAAGGGATGACGAAGCAAAAAAAATATATGATACCGTTCGCTCCTTAGATGGATTAACAGACAACCAAAAAAAAGCTAGATCCAAACTTATTGCACGAAATGAATCGATTTTTATCTTGCTAATCGAATATGGCTTAACATTGCAAGAACTAACGAATATAACGATGAATAATATTCATTTTGAATGGAATACGATAAATGTTGGAATAGAGGAACAAACAAGACGGACGATTTCGATACATCCATCTCATAAAAAAGTATTATATGATTATTATCAAACGATTCCAAAACCTGTACGACCGAGATACCGAAGCTCCGATCCATTTTTTGTTGCTTTTGACTTTCAACGCAATACGTATCGTTGGGTATATGCAACAGATTCCCCTAAAAAACTTACAAAAATTGCTATTCAAAAAATGATCCGTGAAGAATGTAAACGAGCTGGATTACTAGGAAAAAGTCAGCAACATTTTCGGCATACCGCTGTTTTAAAAGCATTACAACAACAAAAGTCAATCGAAACGATTAAAACACAGTTCGGTTTTCAAACAGAAATTGCTTTAAAAAGAATCGTTCACTTTTTTGAACAGGAACAAGAAAAAAAGCAAAAAAAATAA